The genomic region AGGATCTATAGAAATTCGTTCTTATAGAAGATATCAAGATCTAAAAAAAAGAGGAGAAGAAGTATCTTATGAAGAAGTCAAAAAAAATCTAATATATAGAGATATAATGGATACTTCACGAAAGATTTCTCCATTAAAAAAGTCTGCAGATTCTATAGAAATAGACAACACATTCATGAGTATGGAAGAACAATTAAATCTTATCTTTCAATTAATTCATAAAAAAAAAAATAAATAACCATATTTATCATTATATGAATAAACTATTAAATGGAAAAATAGCTGTGGTTACAGGAGGTTCAGGAGATATAGGAAAATCTATAGTTAAAACTTTTGTACAACATGGAGCTAATGTTATTTTTACATTCTTTTCCTCAATAAAAGAAGCAAAAAAATTAGAATTTGAATTTAAAAATTTAGTTGAAGCATATAAAATAGATCTATCGGATTTTAATTCATCAAAAAATTTAGTTCAAAAGGTAATAAAAAAATACGGTAGTTTGGATATATTAGTGAATAATGCAGGTATTATAAAAGATAATTTTTTGCTTAAAATTTCTGAAAAGGATTGGGATTTTGTAATTAGAACCAATCTATATTCTATATATAATTTAACCAAACATGCTATTCATCCTATGATGAAACAAAAAAAAGGAAGTATTATTAATATGAGTTCTGTTGTAGGATTAACGGGAAATACTGGACAATCCAATTATTCTGCGTCTAAAGCAGGAATTATCGGATTTACAAAATCAATAGCCAGAGAATTAGGAAAAAAAAATATCCGTTGTAATGCCATAG from Blattabacterium cuenoti harbors:
- the fabG gene encoding 3-oxoacyl-[acyl-carrier-protein] reductase, with translation MNKLLNGKIAVVTGGSGDIGKSIVKTFVQHGANVIFTFFSSIKEAKKLEFEFKNLVEAYKIDLSDFNSSKNLVQKVIKKYGSLDILVNNAGIIKDNFLLKISEKDWDFVIRTNLYSIYNLTKHAIHPMMKQKKGSIINMSSVVGLTGNTGQSNYSASKAGIIGFTKSIARELGKKNIRCNAIAPGYILTKMNSHFRSKIKEDWIKNIPLKRPGTPQDIANSTLFLASDLSNYITGTVLNVSGGLI